Below is a window of Zygosaccharomyces rouxii strain CBS732 chromosome C complete sequence DNA.
AGTATAATAGACCACCAGTGGCCTTATCGTCGTTAActaaaatatcatcaacTTGACCAACCCAAATTTCATGATCACCAACCCTAAATACGTCTTTTTTCTGGCATATCAATACTCTGTCGGAATTTTGTAAGATGGGGATTACTAGTTCAGTCCCTTCAATCGTATAAGTAGCATAGTGTTCATTCTCATTCAAGTCTTGAAATGGTTTTGTTGGTGTGAACCCAGTATTAGTCACATTCCTAACTGCACCCTTACTGAAATTTCTTGCCAATTCAATAGAAGTTGGATTAGGTCTTAATAGATGAACtgcaaagaattgattctCATGTAGGGACTCTGATGTGAAAGAAGGTAATTGTAAGTTGAATTGAATCATGGGGAAAGGTTTCAATGCTAGGGAAGTAACTGATGATAGAGTAAGACCCCGAAACAATTCATGAGGTAGTCGATTTGAGCTTGCCGATGATAAAATCATTGCCTGGTTAGCTATCCTACCCATACATTCTTTATATTTACCTTGTGTAATTATATGCTTGCTAATTGTTGATTGAAACCTGGTAAATTCACGAATCATAACCATTGGTCGAGGGCAGTTTCTTCGGGGACCTCGAATAGTGTAAATGTATTATTTAAAGTAATTTTTTAGTTGAACCTCTTCTAGTCAGCTAGCTTGACAAAATAACGGTGCAATGCCATGTTAATGTTGTATGGGTAACATTCGGAGTAGAGACGTGTGATAATGCCTATGATCTCTGATGgtttttacaagaatttgttgatCAATAGAGTTCGACATTCTACAAGAGTACCAATACTGCCAAGAGTTCCGGACCTAACTACACCACTAGtgaccaaatttgaaaaatggtcaGGTAAAAGGAGAAAGctgttctttcaaaatgaGTCTCAGATTCATTCCTATGGGATTAAAGATTTCGAACTAAGTAATAACCTTTTTGCCCAACTcttatcatcaccaatgagatctgaaagaaattgtaaGACCAAGATGCCCAAGGAATTTCTAATGCAGTTGAAATTAAGTTCTACGCAAAACAATGACTCTTCCAAATCACTAGGATTGGCTCCTGTGGTTCAGCattcaaaattgaataaaaacTCGTATGTGGTAAACTCCAGAGATATACTTTCACAACAGATTAGTTCCTCAACTAAGTGGGTCCCCATAGCGGCTCTAACGTCGCAAATGcgattctttcaaatgcaaGATGTGGCAATTGATAAATCGAACTTCTTAAACAAATATGAGGAAATGTTGAACTCTTTATTACGAGATCG
It encodes the following:
- a CDS encoding flavin reductase family protein (conserved hypothetical protein); translated protein: MVMIREFTRFQSTISKHIITQGKYKECMGRIANQAMILSSASSNRLPHELFRGLTLSSVTSLALKPFPMIQFNLQLPSFTSESLHENQFFAVHLLRPNPTSIELARNFSKGAVRNVTNTGFTPTKPFQDLNENEHYATYTIEGTELVIPILQNSDRVLICQKKDVFRVGDHEIWVGQVDDILVNDDKATGGLLYCNRNFHILGNKIE
- the RRG8 gene encoding Rrg8p (similar to uniprot|Q06109 Saccharomyces cerevisiae YPR116W Hypothetical ORF), giving the protein MPMISDGFYKNLLINRVRHSTRVPILPRVPDLTTPLVTKFEKWSGKRRKLFFQNESQIHSYGIKDFELSNNLFAQLLSSPMRSERNCKTKMPKEFLMQLKLSSTQNNDSSKSLGLAPVVQHSKLNKNSYVVNSRDILSQQISSSTKWVPIAALTSQMRFFQMQDVAIDKSNFLNKYEEMLNSLLRDRLISASASKLEPQDGDVIVRFDKDGNRPIEIGQCKSIGNKEVKAILTNLKYIGPTWEQLINEHRNHEEGIVIRFSENEEAVKLLYKMLAYHYTH